A genome region from Sphingomonas sp. BGYR3 includes the following:
- a CDS encoding EAL domain-containing protein, giving the protein MRAPVAPMAMPIASAANAEPLSTGRLADNNHVQMLLVRLTNFDVLRRHAGVHAANEIIDRIAARVALALPLAEVVASGRRTMEVTLPIRSPGDADTNIALVRDAMTALIDLDGQLHRVFVTIGSAVAGNRHDPIRLVELAEAALRQAQSDERDVVRVLGETGDGLDPVALMRELPSAIAAGQMVLHYQPKVHVRRQEVSSVEALVRWRHPVHGLIPPGDFITLAEQAGQIGALTLWTLGEAVRGQARLAESGHDIPVYVNISGLLLADRDFVQQVSLMVRDTTGRIGFEITETSVIRDPEVAIRHLKLFADAGIPIAIDDYGAGLSSLAYLKQLPATELKIDKLFVTQLTSSNRDPLIVRSTIDLAHALDMEVVAEGVETPAAMALLSVMGCDMIQGYLVSRPVELDALIPYLAQHRHKQALTRPTISFQAGNRFWNRV; this is encoded by the coding sequence ATGCGCGCGCCGGTCGCGCCCATGGCCATGCCCATTGCCAGCGCCGCCAATGCCGAGCCGCTTTCGACCGGTCGCCTTGCCGACAACAACCATGTCCAGATGTTGCTGGTGCGACTGACCAATTTTGACGTGCTGCGCCGTCATGCGGGCGTTCATGCTGCGAACGAAATCATCGACCGGATCGCAGCGCGCGTTGCGCTGGCCCTGCCGCTGGCCGAAGTGGTGGCAAGCGGACGTCGGACGATGGAAGTGACCCTGCCCATCCGTAGTCCCGGTGACGCCGACACCAATATCGCGCTGGTTCGCGATGCCATGACCGCGCTGATCGATCTGGACGGACAGCTGCACCGGGTATTCGTGACCATCGGCTCTGCAGTCGCTGGCAACCGCCATGATCCGATCCGCCTGGTCGAACTTGCCGAAGCGGCGCTGCGCCAGGCGCAATCCGATGAGCGGGATGTCGTCCGGGTGCTTGGCGAAACCGGTGACGGGCTGGATCCGGTGGCGTTGATGCGCGAATTGCCCAGTGCGATCGCGGCGGGGCAGATGGTGCTGCATTACCAGCCCAAGGTGCATGTCCGGCGTCAGGAAGTGTCCAGCGTTGAGGCGCTGGTCCGCTGGCGCCATCCGGTTCACGGCCTGATTCCGCCCGGCGATTTCATTACGCTGGCCGAGCAGGCCGGACAGATCGGGGCGTTGACGCTCTGGACCCTGGGAGAGGCGGTGCGCGGACAGGCCCGCCTGGCCGAATCCGGGCATGATATTCCGGTTTACGTCAACATTTCGGGCCTGTTGCTGGCCGACCGCGATTTCGTGCAACAGGTGTCGCTGATGGTGCGCGACACCACGGGTCGGATCGGGTTCGAGATCACGGAGACGTCGGTGATCCGGGATCCGGAGGTCGCAATCCGCCATCTGAAACTGTTTGCCGATGCCGGCATTCCGATTGCCATCGACGATTACGGTGCGGGCCTGTCCTCGCTCGCCTATCTGAAACAGCTGCCGGCGACCGAACTGAAGATCGACAAGCTGTTCGTTACCCAGCTGACTAGCAGCAACCGAGATCCGCTGATCGTGCGGTCCACCATCGATCTGGCCCATGCGCTCGATATGGAAGTGGTGGCGGAAGGCGTCGAAACGCCGGCGGCGATGGCCCTGCTCAGCGTCATGGGCTGCGACATGATCCAAGGATATCTGGTCAGCCGCCCGGTCGAACTGGATGCGCTGATCCCGTATCTGGCGCAGCATCGCCACAAACAGGCGCTGACCCGCCCGACCATCTCGTTCCAGGCGGGCAATCGTTTCTGGAATCGCGTGTAA
- a CDS encoding ATP-binding protein, protein MNGCARPFLFLTGALLGMMPIVQQAAQAAPAGSAAAQSSPATTAQLVERARSVMASDPEQARTIAVQAAGQARAARSAEWLVAALGLQAEAALRMRHTDQASKLIEEAVRLTRTNRVSDKTAGDLKLTSGGVRSASGDVAGALADYQGAHRAFVTANEARSQAIALVAIGSLYREAADYEAALKYYRQALDAYDEEAQLSVFVLNNRGNVLREMGRSKEAVEQLLIARQRAQTLDNPPVLARVLGNLARAQRVAGQLDDAQRSVDAGLALLPGDNAAIARRELLNVAARVALDQGRVQRAIALSEQSLAGIDPETSALSFRDAHLSAYLAYSAAGESKAALVHLQALNRLDEQATKLAISTKTALMGAQFDFQNQELQIARLKAEELRRNVEFERARRQFQLTLFSGIAIAVAVLIGLLSFGVVTLRRSRNQVRATNVELGRTNSALEKALAAKTEFLATTSHEIRTPLNGILGMTQVMLADQRLDSQVRDRINVVHGAGVTMRALVDDILDVAKMETGNLTIEQAPMDLPATLTDVSRLWQEQARAKGLGFDLTIDPALGWIESDPARLRQMVFNLLSNAIKFTEAGSVALAARATGDRLVLTFRDTGIGIAQDKLGEVFESFKQADSGTTRKFGGTGLGLSICRNLARALGGDVVVDSVVGEGSVFTVDLPLVAIAAPKAAEPAVQVDGGTGGIMIVERNPVARSMLKTLMAPRFGAPGFATTVDEAVATLDAHPFRAVLADEGTLTADGTAIEVALERIHAAGGGTPVLLLAQPMAADRRAALCGMGQIVVMERPVAGAAVVTSLKRLGGYENNAPPLVSQAA, encoded by the coding sequence GTGAATGGTTGCGCACGCCCCTTCCTGTTCCTGACCGGTGCCCTGCTCGGCATGATGCCGATCGTGCAGCAAGCCGCCCAGGCAGCGCCGGCCGGTTCAGCTGCAGCGCAGTCGTCACCCGCAACCACCGCGCAACTGGTCGAACGGGCGCGATCCGTCATGGCATCCGATCCGGAGCAGGCGCGGACGATCGCTGTTCAGGCGGCAGGCCAGGCAAGGGCAGCACGCTCGGCCGAATGGCTGGTCGCTGCGCTTGGCCTGCAGGCCGAAGCGGCACTGCGCATGCGCCACACCGATCAGGCGTCAAAGCTGATCGAAGAAGCCGTCCGGCTGACCCGGACGAACCGGGTATCCGACAAGACCGCCGGCGACCTCAAGCTGACCAGTGGGGGTGTCCGCAGTGCATCTGGCGACGTTGCCGGAGCACTGGCCGATTACCAGGGGGCGCATCGTGCCTTTGTCACCGCGAATGAAGCGCGCAGCCAGGCGATTGCGCTGGTCGCCATCGGGTCGCTCTATCGTGAGGCGGCGGATTATGAAGCGGCCCTGAAATATTACCGTCAGGCGCTGGATGCGTATGACGAGGAAGCCCAGCTGTCCGTCTTTGTCCTGAATAACCGCGGCAATGTGCTGCGGGAGATGGGGCGGTCGAAAGAGGCTGTCGAACAACTGCTGATCGCTCGTCAGCGTGCGCAGACGCTGGATAACCCTCCGGTCCTTGCCCGTGTGTTGGGCAATCTTGCCCGTGCCCAGCGGGTGGCGGGTCAGCTGGACGATGCGCAGCGGTCGGTGGATGCCGGGCTTGCCCTGCTGCCCGGCGACAATGCTGCGATTGCCCGGCGCGAGCTGCTGAATGTCGCGGCGCGGGTCGCGCTTGACCAGGGGCGTGTTCAGCGGGCGATCGCCCTGTCCGAGCAAAGCCTGGCGGGCATCGATCCGGAAACGTCGGCCCTGTCGTTCCGCGACGCGCATCTCAGCGCCTATCTCGCCTATAGCGCGGCCGGGGAAAGCAAGGCGGCGCTGGTTCACCTTCAGGCGCTCAACCGGCTCGACGAACAGGCCACCAAGCTGGCGATTTCGACCAAGACGGCGCTGATGGGCGCTCAATTCGATTTCCAGAATCAAGAGCTGCAGATCGCCCGGCTGAAGGCCGAGGAGCTGCGTCGTAATGTCGAATTCGAACGCGCCCGCCGGCAGTTCCAGCTGACGCTGTTCAGCGGCATTGCCATTGCCGTTGCGGTCCTGATCGGTCTGCTCAGCTTTGGCGTCGTGACGCTGCGCCGCAGCCGCAATCAGGTGCGCGCGACCAACGTCGAACTGGGCCGGACAAACAGCGCGCTGGAAAAGGCGTTGGCGGCCAAGACCGAGTTTCTGGCGACGACCAGCCACGAGATCCGAACGCCCCTGAACGGTATTCTGGGCATGACTCAGGTCATGCTTGCCGACCAGCGACTCGACAGTCAGGTGCGCGACCGCATCAACGTGGTTCATGGTGCCGGCGTCACGATGCGCGCGCTGGTCGACGATATTCTGGACGTGGCCAAGATGGAAACGGGCAACCTGACCATCGAACAGGCGCCGATGGACCTGCCCGCAACGCTGACCGATGTCAGCCGGTTGTGGCAGGAGCAGGCGCGGGCCAAGGGGCTGGGATTCGATCTGACCATCGATCCCGCGCTCGGCTGGATCGAAAGCGATCCCGCTCGGCTGCGTCAGATGGTATTCAACCTTTTGTCCAACGCCATCAAGTTTACAGAGGCAGGCTCCGTCGCCCTTGCCGCGCGCGCGACTGGCGACCGGCTGGTGCTGACCTTTCGCGATACGGGCATCGGCATTGCACAGGACAAGCTTGGTGAGGTGTTCGAATCGTTCAAGCAGGCCGATTCCGGCACGACGCGCAAGTTCGGCGGAACCGGGCTTGGGCTTTCCATCTGCCGCAACCTTGCCCGCGCGCTTGGCGGTGACGTGGTGGTAGACAGTGTCGTCGGTGAGGGTTCGGTCTTTACCGTCGATCTTCCGCTTGTCGCGATTGCTGCACCGAAGGCGGCGGAGCCTGCGGTACAGGTCGATGGCGGAACCGGCGGCATCATGATCGTCGAGCGCAACCCCGTGGCCCGGTCGATGCTGAAGACGTTGATGGCGCCGCGGTTCGGTGCGCCAGGCTTTGCGACCACGGTGGACGAGGCGGTTGCCACCCTTGACGCCCACCCATTCCGGGCCGTGCTGGCGGACGAGGGCACGCTGACCGCGGATGGGACGGCAATCGAGGTCGCTCTGGAGCGGATCCATGCCGCAGGCGGCGGCACGCCGGTGCTGCTGCTTGCCCAGCCCATGGCTGCCGATCGCCGCGCGGCGCTTTGCGGCATGGGGCAGATCGTGGTAATGGAGCGGCCAGTGGCTGGCGCTGCGGTTGTTACCAGCTTGAAACGATTAGGGGGTTACGAAAACAATGCCCCACCTCTTGTTTCGCAAGCCGCCTAG
- a CDS encoding response regulator, protein MKVLFIEDDAMNRRVVSDMLDVAGVSMVEAPLAEDGLRLIDSDEFDVVLVDLRMPGMDGMEAMRRIRARPDHKAELPLIVVTADTAVDLRERCIAAGADEVLFKPVAMDALFEAMGRVMASRSGDLLL, encoded by the coding sequence ATGAAAGTTTTATTCATCGAGGATGACGCGATGAACCGGCGCGTGGTCAGCGATATGCTGGACGTTGCCGGGGTATCGATGGTCGAAGCGCCGCTGGCCGAGGATGGCCTGCGGCTGATCGACAGTGACGAGTTCGACGTAGTCCTGGTGGATCTGCGGATGCCGGGGATGGACGGGATGGAGGCGATGCGCCGAATCCGCGCCCGGCCGGATCACAAGGCGGAACTGCCGCTGATCGTGGTCACGGCGGACACCGCCGTCGATCTGCGCGAGCGGTGCATCGCTGCGGGCGCGGACGAGGTTCTGTTCAAGCCGGTGGCGATGGATGCCCTGTTCGAGGCGATGGGCCGGGTGATGGCCAGCCGAAGCGGGGACCTGCTGCTTTAA
- a CDS encoding MFS transporter codes for MAARIRSIIGGSAGNLVEWYDWYAYAAFTLYFAPHFFPSGDPTVELLQAAAVFALGFLMRPIGGWLMGVYSDRHGRKAGLTLSVTLMCAGSLLIAVTPTYESIGVAAPALLLLARLMQGLSVGGEYGASATYLSEIAGRDRRGFFASLQYVTLIGGQLSALGLLLLLQQFLPREALDAWGWRIPFLIGGVLAISVFWLRRGLVETESFHNADPAARRRSGFVALIRDHPRETATVIALTAGGTLAFYAYSIYMQKFLVNTSGFSREAASTISAASLFGFMLLQPVMGALSDRIGRKPLMVGFGVLGVAFTWPIFTTLEGVRDPVTAFWIVMGALAIVSGYSAISGVVKAEMYPAAIRTLGVALPYAIANAVFGGTAEYVALWLKGAGWERGFYLYVTAMIGVSLITYLLMPDTKSASRILED; via the coding sequence ATGGCAGCGCGGATCCGGTCGATTATCGGCGGATCGGCGGGCAATCTGGTCGAATGGTATGACTGGTATGCCTATGCCGCCTTTACCCTGTATTTCGCGCCGCACTTTTTCCCGTCCGGCGATCCGACAGTCGAATTGCTGCAGGCGGCGGCGGTCTTCGCGCTCGGCTTTCTGATGCGGCCCATCGGTGGCTGGCTGATGGGCGTTTATTCCGACCGGCACGGGCGAAAGGCGGGCCTCACCCTGTCGGTGACGCTGATGTGCGCCGGATCGCTGCTGATCGCCGTCACCCCGACCTATGAAAGCATCGGCGTGGCCGCCCCTGCCCTGTTGCTGCTCGCCCGGTTGATGCAGGGGCTGTCGGTGGGCGGGGAATATGGGGCGAGCGCCACCTATCTGTCAGAAATCGCGGGTCGCGACCGGCGCGGCTTCTTTGCCAGCCTTCAATATGTGACGCTGATCGGCGGGCAGCTGTCGGCGCTGGGCCTCTTGCTGCTGCTGCAACAATTCCTGCCGCGCGAGGCGCTGGATGCCTGGGGCTGGCGCATCCCCTTCCTGATCGGCGGCGTGCTGGCGATCAGCGTCTTCTGGCTGCGGCGCGGGCTGGTGGAGACGGAGAGCTTTCACAATGCCGATCCGGCGGCCCGGCGGCGATCGGGCTTTGTCGCGCTCATCCGCGATCACCCGCGAGAGACGGCGACGGTCATCGCGCTGACCGCCGGGGGCACGCTCGCCTTCTATGCCTATTCCATCTACATGCAGAAGTTCCTGGTGAACACGAGCGGGTTCAGCCGGGAGGCCGCATCGACGATCAGCGCGGCCAGCCTGTTTGGCTTCATGCTGTTGCAACCGGTGATGGGGGCGCTGTCGGACCGGATCGGGCGAAAGCCGCTGATGGTCGGGTTCGGCGTGCTGGGCGTCGCCTTTACCTGGCCGATCTTCACCACGCTGGAGGGGGTGCGCGATCCCGTCACCGCCTTCTGGATCGTCATGGGCGCGCTTGCCATCGTCTCCGGCTATTCGGCGATCAGCGGCGTGGTGAAGGCGGAAATGTATCCCGCAGCCATCCGCACGCTGGGCGTCGCCCTGCCCTATGCCATCGCCAATGCCGTGTTCGGCGGGACCGCCGAATATGTGGCGCTATGGCTGAAGGGCGCGGGGTGGGAACGCGGCTTTTACCTCTATGTCACCGCGATGATCGGCGTGTCGCTGATCACCTATCTGCTGATGCCCGATACCAAGAGCGCCAGCCGGATCCTGGAGGATTGA
- a CDS encoding dicarboxylate/amino acid:cation symporter, with the protein MAISIGDGTAAAPAASRGRWWTHLYSWVLIGIAAGISVGFAAPETGSALKPLGDAFIKMVKMIIAPVIFLTLVTGIAGIRDMAEVGRVALKAFGYFLFFSSLALVVGLIIGNLVQPGAGLNIDPATLDASAVSGFAEKAHETSLIKFLLGIIPTTLVSPFVGDNILQVLLVSILFGTAFVLVGEPARPVLDILERVGKVVFRIVGLLMWLAPIGAFGAMAFTVGEFGIASLANLGKLVATFYATSLIFVLGVLGLVGLAAGFSIFKLIRYLRAELLLVLGTSSSEAALPAVMDKLERAGCAKAVVGLVIPTGYSFNLDGTNIYMTLAALFIAQAVGVDLTLGQEIALLGVAMISSKGAAGVTGAGFVTLAATLSIVPAVPVAGMALILGVDRFMSECRALTNFIGNAVATIVVARWEGQLDRERLAAALDGRLDGERA; encoded by the coding sequence ATGGCAATCTCCATCGGCGATGGCACGGCAGCCGCACCGGCGGCATCGCGTGGGCGCTGGTGGACGCATCTGTACAGCTGGGTCCTGATCGGGATCGCGGCCGGCATTTCCGTCGGCTTTGCCGCGCCGGAGACGGGATCGGCGCTGAAGCCGCTGGGCGATGCCTTTATCAAAATGGTCAAGATGATCATCGCGCCGGTCATCTTCCTGACGCTGGTCACGGGAATCGCGGGCATCCGCGACATGGCAGAGGTCGGCCGCGTCGCGTTGAAGGCGTTTGGCTATTTCCTGTTCTTTTCCTCGCTTGCGCTGGTCGTCGGCCTGATCATCGGCAATCTGGTTCAGCCGGGCGCGGGACTGAACATCGATCCGGCCACACTGGATGCCAGCGCCGTATCCGGCTTTGCCGAAAAAGCGCATGAAACATCGCTGATCAAGTTCCTGCTCGGCATCATCCCGACCACGCTGGTCAGCCCGTTTGTCGGCGACAACATCCTTCAGGTGCTGCTCGTCTCGATCCTGTTCGGCACGGCCTTTGTCCTGGTGGGCGAGCCGGCCCGTCCGGTGCTCGATATTCTGGAGCGGGTGGGCAAGGTGGTGTTCCGCATCGTCGGCCTGTTGATGTGGCTGGCCCCGATCGGCGCGTTCGGGGCGATGGCCTTCACCGTCGGCGAATTCGGCATCGCCAGTCTGGCCAATCTGGGCAAGCTGGTGGCGACCTTTTACGCCACATCCCTGATCTTCGTACTTGGCGTGCTGGGGCTGGTCGGCCTTGCCGCCGGTTTTTCGATCTTCAAGCTGATCCGCTATCTGCGTGCGGAACTGCTGCTCGTGCTCGGCACCTCCTCGTCCGAAGCGGCGCTGCCCGCGGTGATGGACAAGCTGGAGCGGGCGGGCTGTGCCAAGGCGGTCGTGGGGCTGGTCATTCCGACCGGCTATTCCTTCAACCTGGACGGCACCAACATCTACATGACGCTGGCCGCCCTGTTCATCGCACAGGCCGTGGGCGTCGACCTGACCCTGGGTCAGGAAATCGCGCTGCTTGGCGTTGCGATGATCTCGTCAAAGGGCGCGGCGGGCGTGACCGGCGCCGGGTTCGTCACGCTGGCGGCAACGCTGTCGATCGTGCCCGCCGTGCCGGTGGCTGGCATGGCGCTGATCCTGGGGGTCGACCGGTTCATGTCGGAATGTCGCGCGCTGACCAATTTCATCGGCAATGCGGTCGCCACGATCGTCGTCGCCCGGTGGGAGGGGCAGCTGGACCGCGAACGGCTGGCGGCGGCGCTGGACGGGCGACTGGACGGGGAACGCGCTTGA
- the rpsU gene encoding 30S ribosomal protein S21 yields the protein MQIIVRDNNVDQALRALKKKLQREGVYREMKLRRHYEKPSEKRARERAAAVRRARKMERKRMERDGVK from the coding sequence ATGCAAATCATCGTTCGCGACAATAATGTCGACCAGGCGCTGCGCGCCCTCAAGAAGAAGCTGCAGCGCGAGGGCGTCTATCGCGAGATGAAACTGCGCCGTCATTACGAAAAGCCGTCGGAAAAGCGTGCGCGCGAGCGTGCCGCTGCCGTTCGCCGCGCCCGCAAGATGGAGCGCAAGCGGATGGAGCGCGACGGCGTCAAGTAA
- a CDS encoding FKBP-type peptidyl-prolyl cis-trans isomerase, which translates to MSATAVPIPPVKRSYVAWIWIGVVAAIALAILLARFGATDPVTRYLSSNASRSGVVTTASGLQYEVLSPGQGDARPSEADVALINYVGTFTDGKEFDRSQQPVPFPVAPGASIPGFSEALKLMPRGSKYRIWIKPELGYGAPDIVAKLQPGSPQADLAKKVLVFEVDMLEFMPEQMFRQMQMQMMGPGGPGGPGGPPPGAGQ; encoded by the coding sequence ATGTCCGCCACCGCCGTGCCGATTCCGCCCGTCAAGCGCAGCTATGTCGCGTGGATCTGGATTGGCGTGGTTGCTGCCATCGCGCTGGCGATCCTGCTCGCGCGGTTCGGCGCCACCGATCCGGTGACCCGGTATCTATCGTCCAACGCATCGCGTTCGGGCGTCGTCACCACGGCATCCGGCCTGCAATATGAAGTGCTGTCGCCCGGTCAGGGGGATGCGCGCCCGTCCGAGGCGGATGTTGCGCTGATCAACTATGTCGGCACCTTTACCGACGGCAAGGAATTCGACCGCAGCCAGCAGCCGGTGCCGTTCCCGGTCGCCCCCGGCGCGTCGATCCCCGGTTTTTCCGAGGCGCTGAAGCTGATGCCGCGCGGCTCCAAATATCGCATCTGGATCAAGCCTGAACTCGGCTATGGCGCGCCCGATATCGTCGCCAAGCTTCAGCCCGGATCGCCCCAGGCGGATCTGGCCAAGAAGGTGCTGGTGTTCGAAGTCGACATGCTCGAATTCATGCCGGAACAGATGTTCCGCCAGATGCAGATGCAGATGATGGGCCCGGGCGGCCCCGGTGGCCCCGGCGGTCCGCCCCCCGGCGCGGGTCAGTAA
- a CDS encoding alpha-L-fucosidase produces the protein MKRRGFLGASGALFGAAAAGAQGMGQSVAPNWSALTAAYRTPDWFRDAKFGIWAHWSAQCVPEAGDWYGRLMYVPGDDRYDHHLRTYGHPADTGFMEMENRWKAEAWDPAYLVRRYKEVGARYFMALAAHHDNFDCWNSRHHEWNSVRVGPKRDIVGTWAKIVRAEGLRFGVSNHISHAWHWWQTAYGYDAEGPRAGQRYDAFRLTKADGKGKWWDGLDPQQLYTGPAMVPPDGITDNQAMRDWHDANTGRWMQHSPPQNPHFVAKWLARQMDLVEQHDPDLVYLDDYGLPFGSTGIEALAHYYSRSMERRGAIDVVLTAKNLSAYQRRALVEDIERGFSDRLREEPWQTCTCIGDWHYNRSRFLERSYVPAEQVIQRLADIVSKNGNLLLSVPVRGDGSIDAEEEKILDGIRDWMRVNGETAIYGSRPWRIYGEGPTVLKAGMHTEDQMKAFSAQDVRFTVKDGGLNILFLKWPDGPVRVPSLGTGRLPDAQIAAARMASGQKVGFDRQADALVLTLPRAPSGGGIVPVVRLEGRGLV, from the coding sequence ATGAAGCGGCGCGGCTTTCTTGGCGCGTCCGGGGCGCTGTTCGGTGCGGCGGCGGCAGGGGCGCAGGGCATGGGCCAGTCGGTTGCGCCCAACTGGTCGGCGCTGACCGCGGCCTATCGCACGCCCGACTGGTTCCGCGACGCCAAGTTCGGCATCTGGGCGCACTGGTCGGCGCAATGCGTGCCAGAGGCGGGGGACTGGTATGGCCGCCTGATGTATGTGCCGGGCGATGACCGGTACGATCATCATCTGCGCACCTATGGCCACCCGGCCGACACCGGTTTCATGGAAATGGAAAACCGCTGGAAAGCCGAGGCATGGGATCCGGCCTATCTGGTCCGGCGGTACAAGGAAGTGGGCGCGCGCTATTTCATGGCGCTGGCGGCGCATCACGACAATTTCGATTGCTGGAACAGCCGCCATCACGAATGGAATTCCGTCCGCGTCGGGCCGAAACGGGACATCGTCGGCACCTGGGCGAAAATCGTCCGGGCAGAGGGGCTGCGCTTTGGCGTGTCCAACCATATCAGCCATGCCTGGCACTGGTGGCAGACCGCCTATGGCTATGATGCCGAAGGGCCGCGCGCCGGACAGCGTTATGACGCATTCCGCCTGACCAAGGCGGACGGCAAGGGCAAATGGTGGGACGGGCTTGACCCGCAACAGCTCTATACCGGCCCCGCCATGGTGCCGCCCGACGGCATCACCGACAATCAGGCGATGCGGGATTGGCACGATGCCAATACCGGCCGCTGGATGCAGCATTCGCCGCCGCAGAACCCGCATTTCGTCGCCAAATGGCTGGCGCGCCAGATGGACCTGGTGGAACAGCATGATCCCGATCTCGTCTATCTGGACGATTACGGCCTGCCGTTCGGCAGCACGGGGATCGAGGCGCTGGCCCATTATTACAGCCGCAGCATGGAGCGGCGCGGCGCGATCGACGTGGTGCTGACGGCAAAGAACCTGTCCGCCTATCAGCGCCGCGCATTGGTCGAGGATATCGAGCGCGGATTTTCCGACCGGTTGCGCGAAGAACCGTGGCAGACCTGCACCTGCATCGGCGACTGGCATTACAATCGCAGCCGCTTTCTGGAGCGCAGCTATGTGCCCGCCGAACAGGTCATCCAGCGGCTGGCCGATATCGTGTCGAAAAACGGCAATCTGCTGCTGTCCGTTCCGGTGCGCGGCGATGGCAGCATCGATGCGGAAGAAGAGAAGATCCTGGACGGCATCCGCGACTGGATGCGCGTGAACGGCGAAACGGCGATTTACGGCTCACGCCCCTGGCGCATCTATGGCGAGGGGCCGACCGTGCTGAAGGCCGGGATGCATACCGAGGATCAGATGAAGGCATTTTCGGCGCAGGACGTCCGGTTCACCGTCAAGGACGGCGGGCTGAACATCCTGTTCCTGAAATGGCCGGACGGGCCGGTTCGCGTGCCGTCGCTGGGCACCGGCCGCCTGCCCGATGCGCAGATCGCCGCCGCCCGGATGGCATCGGGTCAGAAGGTCGGGTTCGACCGACAGGCCGATGCCCTGGTGCTGACCCTGCCCCGCGCGCCATCAGGGGGCGGCATCGTGCCGGTCGTGCGGCTGGAAGGGCGCGGCCTCGTCTGA
- a CDS encoding tryptophan halogenase family protein has translation MREPISRVVIAGGGTAGWMAAAVLSRTFTDTGMQIALVESPEIGTVGVGEATIPPILTLNRLLGLDEDELVRRTAATFKLGIEFKDWGNRGESYFHPFGTYGADTQGVDFHHHWLRLKRGDLAEYSLPTMAARQHRFTRPVDDPRHVHSRMAYALHFDAGLYAAYLRDLSVARGVSHVTGTIADVRMDDRGHVSTLTLTDGRELPGDLFIDCTGFRGLLIEGALNTGYESWADWLPMDRAVAMPTTSSGTPPPYTRATARKAGWHWRIPLQHRTGNGHVYCSSHVSDDEAAADLVASVEGQPLADPRFLRFKTGRRRKAWNGNVVSLGLASGFIEPLESTSIHLIQQGVVTLMSLFPDKRFDPATVDQYNRFMQREFESVRDFIILHYHLNRRTDSAFWTEMREMTVPDSLQHRLSLFADAGRVFTDAGELFTPTSWVAVMMGQGMVPGGHDPVADTLPAATMHAKLDQMRAVIERGVAAMPTHQAFIDAHCRTQVSAPGKVAA, from the coding sequence ATGAGAGAGCCGATCAGCCGCGTGGTCATCGCGGGCGGCGGGACGGCGGGCTGGATGGCCGCCGCCGTGCTGTCCAGGACCTTTACCGACACCGGGATGCAGATCGCACTGGTCGAATCGCCCGAAATCGGAACGGTCGGCGTGGGCGAGGCGACGATCCCGCCGATCCTGACGCTGAACCGCCTGCTCGGGCTGGACGAGGACGAACTGGTCCGCCGCACCGCCGCCACGTTCAAGCTGGGCATCGAGTTCAAGGATTGGGGGAATCGGGGCGAAAGCTATTTCCACCCGTTCGGGACCTATGGCGCCGATACTCAGGGCGTCGATTTCCACCACCACTGGCTGAGGCTGAAGCGCGGCGATCTGGCCGAATATTCCCTGCCAACCATGGCCGCGCGGCAGCACCGCTTCACCCGGCCCGTTGACGATCCCCGCCACGTCCATTCGCGCATGGCCTATGCGCTGCACTTCGATGCGGGATTGTACGCCGCCTATCTGCGCGACCTGTCGGTTGCGCGCGGGGTTAGTCATGTGACGGGCACGATTGCCGATGTCCGCATGGATGACCGCGGCCATGTCAGCACGCTGACCCTGACCGACGGGCGGGAATTGCCGGGCGACCTGTTCATCGATTGCACCGGCTTTCGCGGGTTGCTGATCGAAGGGGCGCTGAACACCGGCTATGAAAGCTGGGCCGACTGGCTGCCGATGGACCGGGCCGTGGCGATGCCCACCACCAGCAGCGGGACGCCCCCGCCCTATACCCGCGCCACGGCGCGCAAGGCCGGATGGCACTGGCGCATTCCGTTGCAGCACCGAACCGGCAACGGCCATGTCTATTGCAGCAGCCATGTGTCGGACGATGAGGCCGCGGCCGATCTGGTTGCGTCGGTCGAGGGACAGCCGCTGGCCGATCCCCGCTTTCTGCGGTTCAAGACCGGGCGGCGGCGCAAGGCATGGAATGGCAATGTGGTCTCGCTGGGCCTGGCATCGGGGTTCATCGAGCCGCTTGAATCGACCAGCATCCACCTGATCCAGCAGGGTGTCGTCACGCTGATGTCGCTGTTTCCGGACAAACGCTTCGATCCGGCAACGGTCGATCAGTATAACCGGTTCATGCAGCGCGAATTTGAAAGCGTGCGGGATTTCATCATCCTGCACTATCACCTCAATCGTCGCACCGATTCCGCGTTCTGGACCGAAATGCGGGAAATGACCGTGCCCGACAGCCTGCAGCACCGGCTATCGCTGTTTGCCGATGCCGGGCGCGTCTTCACCGATGCGGGCGAGCTGTTCACGCCCACCAGCTGGGTGGCCGTGATGATGGGTCAGGGGATGGTGCCCGGCGGGCATGACCCGGTAGCCGACACGCTGCCCGCTGCGACCATGCACGCAAAACTGGATCAGATGCGCGCCGTGATCGAACGCGGCGTTGCCGCCATGCCGACGCATCAGGCGTTCATCGATGCCCATTGCCGAACACAGGTCAGCGCACCGGGCAAGGTGGCGGCATGA